In Prunus dulcis chromosome 2, ALMONDv2, whole genome shotgun sequence, a single genomic region encodes these proteins:
- the LOC117620204 gene encoding TMV resistance protein N-like, translating into MASSTQRDSSSLPPPSRWKYDVFLSFRGETRKTFTAHLHKELLDQGITETFLDETELQEGKPISEVFSAIAQSRFAILVISQDYASSTWCLNELLRILKCMEGRGAILPIFYSVEPSNVGKQLGSFEQAFTKLEERFKHDINKVKSWRDALRTVAKIKGWTTKDRYEPQLIREIVDQVRTLVRPTWSEPEEKLVGIDSTLEHLRRLLDTDTESVDVRFIGIWGLSGIGKTTIAERTYARILHKFERSCFLDRVRDKISQTDGLKNLKRELCKSLMKRNIEDWAFDIKGTIKRLLSCKKVLLVLDDVDDNSQLEDLCGNQDGFAPGSRVIITARSERLLSRHGVDRTFEVHKLNDQDALQLFSLKAFGRDYPDMPCVALSKCFVSYANGLPLALKLWGSSLRKADQDEWGSKLGKLKDNFDGKIMDRLKINFDGLDEEEKSIFLDIACFFMGKYKDEVVERLCGSRSSVDNAIKVLIRCSLLTVSDNMVWMHNLLQEMGKAIVRGESKEPGERSRLWLSKDIFYVLRNNTGTSAVEGIVLDHRESEVCECHPEAFSKMFNLKFLKLHNVYLHKDLACLPNSLQFLEWKGYPLDSLPIDFKPDKLVELSMCHSKIEQLWSGIKDFDKLKVIRLCHSKSLTSTPDFKEVQNLERLDLEGCVSLVEIHSSIRVLKKLIFLNLKDCKSLESLPGEIAMECLEILILSGCSNVKRIPKFVGHMENLWKISLDETAIEDIPSSIQGLTKLSVLDIRDCVNLTQLPSTIGNLKFLKSLNASGCTQLAELPASFQELVSLEKLDLSGTAIEKWPFSVFHLKKLKSFIFRGPKGRSPQPWHVLLPFRWPLKCLQPMSQFLPPLSGLCSLRELDLSDHNLRDGTILADIGCLSSLVSLDLSGNDFVSLPESISKLSQLENLYLSDCQSLEYLPVLSSSKSLQVTADCCTSLERLQHPLNLDTLSSSCFNLMNCFGLVKNESHDNKTLTMLRKYLERTSYPGDRFEIAIPGSKIPWWFSRQRVGSSVSILVTPKWCDNKWMGYALCAVFEVFSSGWELSCVLEVNGKKEYPAPVLLTDVQPVSDHLWLFYVSRDISFGTEWQKSCDQSTFSFESSGPIWVKKCGARLIYEKDVEEFNKVVAQSSSNVGEGSSGTRRI; encoded by the exons ATGGCATCGAGCACGCAAAGAGACAGCTCATCTCTTCCTCCACCTTCTCGATggaaatatgacgtctttctGAGTTTTAGAGGTGAAACACGCAAGACCTTTACAGCCCATTTACATAAAGAACTGCTGGATCAAGGAATTACGGAGACATTCTTGGATGAAACAGAACTTCAAGAAGGAAAACCAATTTCTGAAGTCTTCTCAGCAATTGCACAGTCAAGATTTGCCATTCTTGTGATCTCTCAAGATTATGCTTCTTCAACGTGGTGCCTCAATGAACTTTTAAGGATTTTAAAATGCATGGAAGGGAGGGGTGCAATTCTACCAATTTTCTATTCTGTGGAACCCTCCAATGTTGGAAAACAATTAGGGAGTTTTGAACAAGCCTTCACTAAACTTGAAGAAAGGTTTAAGCATGACATCAACAAGGTGAAGAGCTGGAGAGATGCTTTAAGGACAGTGGCTAAAATCAAAGGGTGGACTACAAAGGATAG ATATGAACCACAGCTCATCAGAGAAATTGTTGACCAGGTGCGAACCTTAGTACGTCCTACATGGTCGGAGCCTGAAGAAAAGCTGGTTGGAATTGATTCAACATTGGAGCATCTACGTAGGCTTCTAGATACAGACACTGAATCAGTTGATGTTCGTTTTATAGGGATATGGGGGTTGAGTGGGATAGGTAAGACAACCATTGCTGAGAGAACTTATGCGAGGATTCTTCATAAATTTGAACGCAGCTGCTTTCTTGACAGAGTTAGAGATAAGATTTCTCAAACAGATGGTctaaaaaatctaaaaagagAACTTTGCAAGAGCCttatgaaaagaaatataGAAGACTGGGCCTTTGATATAAAAGGCACAATCAAAAGGCTCTTATCTTGCAAAAAAGTTCTTCTCGTTCTTGATGATGTGGACGATAATAGTCAATTAGAAGACTTATGTGGGAACCAAGATGGGTTTGCTCCAGGGAGCAGAGTCATTATTACAGCAAGAAGTGAACGATTGCTAAGTAGACATGGTGTGGACAGAACATTTGAGGTGCATAAGTTAAATGACCAAGACGCTCTTCAACTTTTTAGCTTGAAAGCCTTTGGAAGAGATTATCCAGATATGCCCTGTGTAGCTCTGTCTAAATGTTTTGTGAGTTATGCCAATGGCCTCCCATTAGCTCTTAAACTCTGGGGATCATCTTTGCGTAAAGCAGATCAAGATGAATGGGGAAGTAAATTGGGTAAACTGAAAGATAATTTTGATGGAAAAATTATGGATAggcttaaaataaattttgatgGATTAGATGAAGAGGAGAAAAGTATTTTCCTTGATATCGCATGCTTCTTTATGGGAAAGTACAAAGATGAAGTAGTTGAAAGACTATGCGGCTCTCGTTCCAGCGTAGACAATGCTATAAAAGTTCTCATTAGGTGTTCTCTGCTAACAGTTTCAGATAATATGGTGTGGATGCATAATTTGTTACAAGAAATGGGTAAAGCAATTGTTCGTGGGGAGTCAAAAGAACCTGGTGAACGTAGCAGGTTGTGGCTTTCAAAGGACATCTTTTATGTTTTGAGAAATAATACG GGGACATCAGCAGTTGAAGGCATTGTCCTAGATCATCGTGAATCAGAAGTGTGTGAATGCCATCCAGAAGCCTTTTCAAAGATGTTTAATCTTAAATTTCTCAAACTTCATAATGTGTACCTTCATAAAGACCTCGCATGTCTTCCTAACTCCTTACAATTTCTTGAATGGAAAGGTTATCCTTTAGATTCTCTCCCCATAGATTTCAAACCGGATAAGCTTGTTGAACTCAGCATGTGTCATAGTAAGATTGAACAGCTTTGGAGTGGAATAAAG GATTTTGACAAGTTGAAAGTCATCAGACTTTGTCATTCAAAAAGTTTGACCAGCACTCCTGATTTCAAAGAGGTCCAGAATCTTGAGAGGCTAGATCTTGAGGGATGTGTAAGTCTAGTTGAGATCCACTCATCCATACGAGTTCTCAAAAAGCTAATCTTCTTGAATCTTAAAGACTGCAAAAGTCTTGAGAGTCTTCCAGGTGAGATTGCAATGGAATGCCTGGAAATTCTAATCCTTTCTGGTTGCTCAAATGTTAAAAGGATTCCTAAATTTGTGGGACATATGGAAAATTTGTGGAAGATTTCTTTAGATGAGACAGCTATTGAAGATATACCTTCATCGATTCAAGGTCTGACGAAACTTTCTGTTCTTGATATTAGAGATTGTGTAAATCTGACTCAACTTCCAAGTACCATTGGCAATTTGAAGTTTCTTAAAAGTCTTAATGCTTCTGGATGCACACAACTGGCAGAACTGCCTGCAAGCTTTCAGGAACTAGTGTCTTTGGAGAAGCTTGATTTAAGTGGAACTGCCATAGAAAAATGGCCCTTTTCCgtttttcatttgaaaaagCTGAAATCATTTATTTTCCGTGGACCAAAAGGGCGATCACCACAGCCATGGCATGTGTTGCTCCCTTTTAGATGGCCATTGAAGTGTCTTCAACCTATGAGTCAGTTCTTGCCTCCTTTGTCAGGGTTATGTTCTTTAAGGGAATTAGATCTAAGTGATCACAATCTTCGGGATGGAACAATCCTTGCTGATATTGGTTGCTTATCTTCTTTGGTTTCGTTGGACTTGAGTGGAAATGATTTTGTTAGCCTTCCTGAAAGCATTAGCAAGCTTTCTCAGCTTGAGAACTTATATTTGAGTGATTGCCAGAGTCTTGAATACCTTCCAGTCCTTTCATCAAGTAAAAGTTTACAAGTGACTGCCGATTGTTGCACTTCACTAGAAAGGCTGCAACATCCATTGAATTTGGATACATTAAGTTCGTCATGTTTCAATTTGATGAATTGCTTTGGATTGGTTAAGAATGAAAGCCATGATAATAAAACATTGACTATGCTCCGAAAATATCTTGAG AGAACCTCATATCCGGGAGATAGGTTTGAAATTGCAATTCCTGGAAGTAAAATTCCATGGTGGTTCAGTCGTCAAAGAGTGGGATCTTCGGTAAGCATACTGGTGACTCCGAAATGGTGTGATAACAAGTGGATGGGATATGCTCTTTGCGCTGTTTTTGAAGTTTTCAGTAGTGGATGGGAGCTCTCTTGTGTTTTGGAAGTCAATGGGAAAAAAGAGTACCCTGCACCTGTATTATTAACTGATGTCCAGCCTGTGTCGGATCATCTTTGGCTATTCTATGTTTCTCGTGATATAAGCTTTGGTACAGAGTGGCAAAAGAGTTGTGATCAGTCaacattttcatttgaaaGCTCAGGCCCCATCTGGGTCAAGAAGTGCGGTGCCCGTTTGATTTACGAGAAGGACGTGGAAGAGTTCAACAAAGTAGTGGCACAATCCAGCAGCAATGTTGGGGAAGGATCCAGTGGGACTCGGAGAATTTGA